TCCTTCGGCGCCAACTTCAAGGTGGCGCGCCAGTCCCTGGAGGACTTCGATGCCGCCGGCTTCGGCATGGACCTGGGAGCCATGGCCGATGTCACGCGGCAGGTGCGGGTCGGCGTCTCGCTGCTCAACGTCGGCGGGCCGAGCCTGCAGCTGCGCGAATTGCAGGAAACCTATCCCACCGAGGTGCGCGGCGGCGTGGCACTCCGCGTCCTCGGCGGCCGCGGCACCATCGCGGCGGAAGTCGATTCCCGCGATGGCCCCGGCGCCACCATGCACGCCGGCACCGAGTTCTGGGTGCATCCGACCATGGCGCTGCGCCTGGGCTACAACGAGGCCTATGCCACCGGTGGCTTCAGCTACCGCCTGGCGTCGGGAATGCGCTTCGATTACGGCGTTTCCGACCACGAGCTGGGCATGACGCACCGCTTCGGAATCTCCTACAAGTTCGGCGGTTTCTTCGCCAGCTCCGTCGCCGACCCGCCGGTGTTCTCGCCGACGGGCCAGCAGTCGGTCACCAAGATCCAGCTGGAGTCGCACACCAAGTCGGACGCGCGTGACTGGAAGCTCGAGATCCTGAGCGCCTCCAATCAAGTGGTGCGCAGCTTCGGTGGCAAGGGCGTGCCCCCGGCCCACGTCATGTGGGACGGCAAGGACGAATTCGGCATGCCGCTCGCGGATGGCGTCTATCGCTACCACATGGTGGTCACGGATGCCGACGGTCGCGAGGTCCTGAGCCGCATGCGCAGCGTCGAGATCTCCACCGGCGGGCCGCAGGGCTCGGTGCCGGTCGAAGTCCAGCCGTGAAAGGGAGCGGAGCCATGAGGTCGATGCAGGTCGCCGGTGTGGTGGCGCTTCTCGTCGCCGCACCGGCCCTCACCCAGGGCGGC
This sequence is a window from Candidatus Krumholzibacteriia bacterium. Protein-coding genes within it:
- a CDS encoding PorV/PorQ family protein, with product MHRHARSTQCGRGLALGLVAILGAALQARAQEQSNGAPGDWLSRYAGARSVGYGGAFVAAMNEPMGVLWNPAGLALLDQNEVHLEMSRLFESTSMNGFSFALPAKRIPSFGITVVSLSSGDFERTSELNENLGTFDSGEMAVLLTASKAISPRLSFGANFKVARQSLEDFDAAGFGMDLGAMADVTRQVRVGVSLLNVGGPSLQLRELQETYPTEVRGGVALRVLGGRGTIAAEVDSRDGPGATMHAGTEFWVHPTMALRLGYNEAYATGGFSYRLASGMRFDYGVSDHELGMTHRFGISYKFGGFFASSVADPPVFSPTGQQSVTKIQLESHTKSDARDWKLEILSASNQVVRSFGGKGVPPAHVMWDGKDEFGMPLADGVYRYHMVVTDADGREVLSRMRSVEISTGGPQGSVPVEVQP